The Akkermansia sp. RCC_12PD genome contains the following window.
CGTTCGGCGGGGTCGTGCCCGATGTCGCCGAAGTGCTGGAGACAGCATTCGGAAATGGGAATTTCCCGGAGTTCCGCGCCCAGAAGGCGGCACATGTTTACGGCATTACCGTGGGTTCTGTCCGTGGTGCCGAAGCCCGGCATCGTCACGGCCAGAATGTCGGAGGCAGGACGCTTCAACGCCCGGCAGGCGCGGGCGCAGATGAGCAGGGCCAGCGTGGAGTCCAGGCCGCCGGAGATGCCTATCACCAGTCTTTGGGCATGGGTGTGTTCCATCCTCTTGGCAAGTCCCGCCGTCTGGATGGCGATGATTTCTTCGCACCGTTCCCGGCGGTGGGCCGGGGAGGGCAGGAAGGGCCGCGCCGGGTTGAAGGCGTATTCCAGGCCGGGGGCGGCGGGAATTTCCGCAGGCACGGTCAGATGAAGGGCGTTTCCGGCAGGGGAGAGAGATTTGCTGTCATTGAAGGAGCTTTCGGAGAGGCGCGCCGCCGCCAGCCGTTCAAAGTCCACGTCTGCAAGGATCAGGGAGCTTTCTCTGCCGAACCGTTCGCCTTCCGTCGCCAGCCTGCCGTTGTCCGCAATGAGGGAATGCCCTCCAAACACCACGTCCGTGGTGGATTCATGCACTCCGGCGGAGGCCAGGACATAGGCGCAGAGGCATCTGCCGCTTTGCTGTTTGACCAGTTCGCGACGGTAGGCGGCCTTGCCGGTGAGTTCCGTTCCGGCGGACGGGTTGAAGATGGCCCTGGCCCCCAGAAGAGCCAATTGGGAGCTGGGAGGAATGACGCTCCACAGGTCTTCACATATTTCCACGCCGAAGCTGAAAGGGGAGGAAACATCATGGAAGACGATTTCCGTTCCGAACGGGATGCATGCCCCGTTGACTTGAACTTCCTTCGTTCCCGTTCCCAGCTCCCTGCCGGAGGTGAACTGCCGCTTTTCGTAGAATTCCCGGTAGTTGGGGAGCACCGTTTTGGGAACCAGCGCCAGGACGCAGCCGGACTGGACCACCGCCGCCGTGTTGTACAGGGCGTCTTCATGCAGGAAGGGCAGGCCCACTACGGCAATTGTGCCGGAACCTTCCGTGGCTTCCGCAAAGCGGCGCAGGCCGTCCAGGGCCGCCTCTCTCAGGCGCGGCTGGAAGAAGAGGTCTCCGCAGGAGTAGCCCGTAATGCACAGCTCCGGAAAGACGACGGCCGCCGCCTGCTGTTGCGCAGCTTTCCGGAATCCGGCCATGAGCTGGTCGACGTTGTAGTCCACATCAGCCACGCGGAGCTGGGGAACGGCGGAGGCAAGTCTGTAATATCCGAACATGGGCGGCGCAGTCTGGAAAAATGGAACCCGCAGATGTTCGTTTTCCCGTAATCAGGACGCAATTCGGGAGGGGCGGGTCTGATCCGGATACTAAAAGCTCATGAAAGACTTGTAAAGCCATCAGTGGGGACTGCCTCCCTCCGTTTTGCCGGAAGGATGAGATGGGAAGGGAAACTCTCCCGTATGCCGCCCGAACGCCGGGCATCGGAAGCGGGCTTCATCTTTTTTCCGGAATCCGGCAGCGTGGCGGCTTTTCATGACCCGGGAACAGCATTGAGACTGGAACAACAGGAGAAAAAGAGTAAACCATACCGCAAAGGCTGATGAAAAATACTGACCGATTCACCGGAAAAGCCGGAGCCTATGCCCAGGGAAGGCCCGGTTATCCCTCCGCCGTTGTTGAGCTTCTGACCCAGGAAACCCGCCGGGAAAATCCCCGCATGGCGGATATAGGTTCTGGAACGGGCATTCTTTCCCGCGCCATGCTGGAGCGCGGCTGGACCGTGTATGGGGTGGAGCCCAACGATGACATGCGGAAGGAGGCGGAAAAGACGCTGAACGGCTTTTCTCGTTTTCATTCCGTGGCGGGAACGGCGGAACATACCCGACTTTCCGGTGCTTCGGTGGACCTGGTGACGTCGGCGCAGGCATTCCACTGGTTTGACGCCTTCGCGTTCAAGCGGGAATGCCGCCGTATTCTGACCGGGGAAGGCAGGATAGCCCTGATTTGGAATTCCAGGGTGGAAGACAGCCCTATTGTCCGGGAGGAAGGAAGCATCCATCGTCTTTACTGCCCCCGTTTTTACGGGTTCAGCGGGGGCTTGGCGGAATTGACGGACAGTATCGGAGCGTTTTTCGGCCACCGCTTCCGGGTATTCCGCTTTCCGAATAATTTGTCCTATACGCGCGACCAGTACCTCCGCCGCATGATGTCCGCCTCCTATGCCCTGATGGAGAACGGCGAAGGGCGTTCCTCCTGGCTGGCTGCCCTTGACGGGCTGTTTGACCGGTTTGAGATGGAAGGCCATGTGACGGTTCCGAATGAAACCGTTGTGTATTTAGGGAACTGCTGAGTATGCGCCGTCCACGTGCTGCATCGGGAAAAGGACGTCCCTGCGTTTCCCTGACGGTTGTTTCCTTGGCTCCCGGCCGGCGCAATGTTTTTCCGGCAGAAGTCCGCAATTTAAGAACCCTTCTGTCAGAATATCCCGGAAATATCCGACAATGGAAAGAGAAAGCTTTCGTTCAATTCATGGATTGAACGATGACGGCAGCCAGGATGGCGATGAATGCTAAAATAATAATGATGGCGGTAATATGGCCGGTTTTGTCCACGTCAAGAGTCCACTCCCTTTTAAGACGGGAAAGGTCTTCCCCTGCGGCATAGCGGGAGAAAAGGTCTTGGAGCTGGGAGTAGTCCAGATCTTTGGGCGCTATGTAAAGTTCCCTGTTCTTTCCGTTGACGAATGATATCTCGCAATGATAGCTCTCCGGATCGTTGCAGGCGGCCTGGAGGAACTCGTTTCCGCGGTTGCAGATGATGAAGGCCTCCGTATCGTCTTTGATGCCGGAAAGGGCTTCTTCCTGTGTTGCGCAGGGATCTCCGGAAAGTTCCCATATGATGGAAGGGCGGGATGAAGAAAGGCTCATGGAATGAAAAAGGGTCGTTGAGAACGGTAGAGGATGATTTCTCCTGCCGCCAGTATAAAAGAACTTCCTGCTTCTTTTTGTGGAGAAAACGGCTCCTGGAGGAATGTTCCCGAGGGTACTGAACGCTCTGCCTGGTGCGGCATTCAACGATTGTCTTTCCGCGCGCCATTCCGGTTCTGCATGTTTTCCTCCGGGACGTTCCGTCCGGATTTCTCCGGCCGCGCAGTGATAGCTGCTTTTGCTCCTCTGGAAAATCGTCCCGGATCTGCAGGCATGGCTTCTTCTCTCACATTATTCTTGCTTTATCCCGGTGGGCTTGCCGTGGTATGATAACTCACCGCCATGACGCAGCAGCCTTTTTCTCAAGAACCTTTCCTGGTTTCCGGATTGCATGGGGACCAGATTCTGGGCGCCCGCAGCAATCAGCAGGATTCCTTTTCCATCCTGGCCGGGGAGGATGCCCTGGTGCTGGTCCTGGCGGACGGCATGGGGGGATATACCGGCGGGGAACTGGCCAGCCGCGCGGCCATAGAAGGTTTTTCCCAGGCGTTTGAGCGGGAAAACCGTTCTCCCGGCAAGAGGATGAAGGCCGCGGTGGCCGCCGCCAATGAACAGGTGCGCGTCGTCCGGAGGAAGAGAGGGAAGGATGACGAGATGGGCACGACGCTGGTAGCGGCCTGGATAGGGCCGGAAGGGCTGCGCTGGGTCAGCGTGGGTGATTCCCTTCTGCTGCTTATTCGGGAGGAGAAGATGTTTCTGCTTAATGATCTTCACCAGTATTCCACAGAGCTGGAACGCATGGCGGATGAAGGTTCCATTAGCCGGGAGGAGGCCTTGAGCCACCCTTCCCGTCATTCCCTGACCTCCGCTCTGATGGGGAAGGAGGTGCCTTTGGTGGATCTCCGGGAGGAATTCTTCCCTCTGTTTCCCGGTGACCGTCTTCTGGTCGCCAGTGATGGGGTGGGCCCCTATCTGGATTCCCTGGGCCCGGCGGGAATACGGTATTTGTCCATGCTGTCCGCGGAAGAATTGGTGTGTTCCGTATTGGCCGGAATCAACCGGGACGGAGCGTCCAATCAGGATAACGCCACGCTGATCTGCGCGGAAATAGCGGAAGCGTGATTTTTCCGGAAGGAATGCAATAAGAGAAGCTCCGGGAACGGTTAATGGAGCTGGCCGAATTCTTAATCCGGCGTCAAGGAGCGATTTTTATACCGAGCGCCTTATGCTGTGCGGCCGCTTCTCTATTGGGGGACGTTTCCCTGGGAAAAACCTGCCGGATTGATGTGACTGCCGCCCGGAGCGCCGCAAGCCTTTACGGCCATTGAAAACAATTAATTCCGTCAGGATACGCTGATTTTCAGGAAAGAAAGTACGCTGCCATTCATGCTGGCTTTCGGCTGGTGCACGGGTCTGCGGCGCTTCATGCGGGAGTGGGATTATCTCATGTTCATTCGTAACGGATTAAGAATTCGCTAAGAATTAAATTGCCATGAGAATATTATCCATGATTCTATTAACATCCGGAATGTCTTCCATGGGAATTTCCCATGGCGCTTCCCTTGCGGTTTCTTCTCCTCTTCAGGAAGGATTGGTCATCCATATGGGATTTGATGCGACCGCGACTGAATATGACAGCTACACCGGCTATACCGGGGGCATCAATGCGTGGGGAGGAACGGGGATCGCGTCAGGCGGAGCTTTCGGCAGCACCGGGTACTTGAATTTGGCCGGGGCTTCCGGCGCGCATCCGGGAACATCCGCGGTAAGTGCCACCAATATCAGTGCGAATCATTTTTCCGTTAATTTTCAATTCAAGGACGTTTCCCTGAACAGCAATTACGTTCTTCGCATGACGACGGACACCGGCCGTACGTTTCAGTTTGAAACCATCGGCAATTCCATTCAACTGTTCGTGAGTTCCTCCCAGGGGAATTTTTATGCAGGGAATGTGGGTACATTGACCGGCAATACCTCCAATTGGCAGAATTTTACGATGACGGCTGGGGACGGAACCATTTCCCTGTATCTGGATGGTACAAGGACGGCGACTTACAATTTTGGAGACGCCGATCTTGGAAAGCTCAATTTTTTCCAATTGGGCTGCGGAAACAACGGCGTGAACGCGGGTACGCTGAAAATGGATGATTTCAGCCTATGGAACAGGGATCTGAGTGCGGAAGAGGTGCAATTCCTGGCAGAGCATCCCGCTTCGGACGTCATGGTTCCGGAAGCCTCCACTGCCTCTCTGGGCTTGTTCGGTCTTTTCGGCCTGCTGAGCCGGCGCAGACGGCGTTGAGCCGCCTCATTCTTTCCTGTTTATTTGCTGGCTCCGGGAGGTTTTTCATTTCAGAATCCGGTTCATCATGATGGCGAAACTACTCTACTGGGCTGCGTCCCTCTGCCTTTGTAATCAATTGCATGCGTCTTTATCAACCAATCAGTTGATCTATCTTCTGGATTTTGACGCGGCAGGGACTCCGGAGAAGCTTGTCACCGGTACGGGCAATGTGCCGTTTACGAGAGAAACCCCGGTAAGGATTACCCCTGGCGGTTTCGTGCACCATGAAACGGGCGGCGTGAACAATTCCGGTTATATACGCGCCACGGGCGGAACCGGGAACAGCCTGCAAATTTCCAATGGGAATGGCCTGCCCCTGTCCAGCAGGGATTTTTCCATTTCATTCAACGTCCGCCATTATGCGGGAGGAAGCGCTTTATTCGCCCTTGACGGGGCTACCGTCAACAGCGGCTGGACCATCTGGGGAGCAGGAGGCACCAGCGCCAGCTCCTGGAAAGATGAATCCGGCAATTCCAGTGCCTTCCCTCCGGCAGTTCCCTCCGGGGATGAGTGGCATTCCGTGGTGTATTCCATTCACAATAAGACTATAAATCTCTTTATTGACGGCAGGCACAGGGGAACCTGCACCATTGCCGGGAATTTCCAGTTCGCGCCCCGCATCCATTTGATAGGGTTGGGATGCACAGGCAACAATGCCAATGAGGCCGCTGCGGCCGATTTCGACAATATTGCGTTGTGGGGAAAGGCCATCACGACGGAAGAGGAAGCCAGGGCGGTCATGGAGGCCGTCCGTCCCGATCTCCTGCATCCAGCGGACCCTTCCGCTCCTCCCGTTGACGTGTACCACAGGACATGGAATTTCAATGAGATGGAGGACTGGCAGCATATGAACCAGAATACCCCCCATGATCCTGACCCGAATCCGGAGCCGAAAACCGTTACGGAAAACGGCTTGCTGGCCATTCATGTACGCAAGGGAACACAGGACCGCCGGAAAGTGCTGACAAAGGACAAGATTTATACCACGGGACGTTATAAATGGCGCCTTTACCTGCCCAGACTGGACAAGTGCGGAAGAACGAGCGTAGGCGCCTGGATTTACTGTGACGACCAGCACGAACTGGATTTTGAAATAGGTTCCGGCACGCAGGCGGAGAGAACCAGGCTGGGCGCCGGAGATGACGACCTGGTAGTCGCGATGACTTCCCAGGCCAATCCCTACGTATCCGGAAGACAGCTTGTCAAGACGGGCTGGCATACCGTGGAGATGGATTTGACGCTGGCCAACGGCAATTATGAAGTAAAGTGGCTGATAGACGGTGAAGTCCGTCAGACCCAGCGGGTGACGTTTGGAACAAGTTTCCCGTTCTTCATATATTGCAGCGTGGAAAACCTGGGATTCATGGGGGACCATCTCCCCACCCAGGACAATACCGCCTATTATGACCGTGTGGAGTATTATTACCATCCCTGATGCCATGAAGAGTCTTCTTTCCCTGCTTTTTTCCGGCAAGTTCCGTTCCTCCCTTTTTTGTGCGGGGCTGTTTCTGATGAGCGCTTTTGTCGTTTCTCCGGTCCTCGGGGTTTCCGGTTTTGAAGGCGGGGACGGCAGCCGGGAATCTCCCTACCTGATTTCCGGCCCGGAGGGGCTGGCCGCGCTGGGCGGTTATTGTGGCCCGGCCCACAGGGACAAGCACTTCATCCTGACCGGGGATATTGTTCTGAAGGGAGCGTGGACGCCCATCGGCTCCTCTTCCGCCGTGGAAGACGGGACCGGGGCCTTCCAGGGCAAGCTGGACGGCCGCGGGCATACCATTTCCAATGTCTCCGTGCAGACGGACGGTCTTGCCCATGCAGGGCTTTTTGCGGGATTGTATGAGGCGGATATCCGGGACCTTCATCTCAGGAACGTTTTCATCTCCCAGACCGTCAGGGCTGTTTCATCCGCTGGCGGCCTGGCGGCTTTTTCCAGGGGAACCCGGTTCCTGTATTGTACCGTGGAAGGGAGCGTCAGCTCCCTTTATGAAGCAGGCGGCCTGGTAGGGCGGGATGGCGGTGGTTCCTCCTTTGTGCGGTGTGGTACTGCTTGCTCCGTTTCCGCTTCTTTTTTTGCCGGCGGCTTTCTGGCCACGGGGCATGCCGGAAGTTCCCTGGAGGGTTGTTATTCCCAAGGCCGCGTAGTGGTGACACGGGAAAGCGGCGTTGAGTTTGACTCCTTTTTCCATGGCTACGGCGGCGGGATGGTGGCTTTTCTGCCGGAGACGGATGACAGCGTATCCGCCACGTTCCGAAATTGTTTTTCCACCTGCACCGTGGAGGCCGATGATGAAGGCAAGACATTTACGCTGGGCGGCTTCATGGGGTTTGCCTCCTGCGCCGGATTCATGAACTGCGTTGCCTCCGGCAGCGTGCGTGTTCTTCATTCCGCCAAGGGCTGGGCCGGCGGATTCACTGGAGACAGCGTGCGTTGCCGATACGTGAACTGCGCTGCCAGAGGGGCGGAAGTACGTGCTTCCTCTTCCCAGGATTATGCCTGTGCGGGCGGTTTTTCAGGGAGGAACAGCCTGGGAATCAGTGAGAATTGCCGCTCCGTCTCCAGGGTGGCGGCGCACGCCGCGGCGGTCTCCGGAGCCTGTACGGCCATGGCGGGCGGTTTCACCGGGTACAACCACCGGGGAGGCACGTTCTCCCACTGCTATGGGGCCGGGAACGTGGAAGGAACGGCGGGATCCTATTACGCCATGGCGGGCGGATTTTGCGGCTATGACATGGAAGGGAGCTATACCGGATGCGCGGCTTCCGGGTCTGTCGCGGGCACGGCGTCCAGCGTTTATGCGGGGGGAATTCTGGGATACATGGCGGATTCCGTTCTGGAAAATAATGCCTTCAACAGCGCCTCCACGATTTCCGCGCATGGAGCGGATATTTCCGCAGTTCACGGTGCCAATAACAGGAATGGCGCCTCCGCATCCGTGGCCGGTTCCGGAAATGTGTGGAACGGACTGGGCTTTTCCTTTGGGGAAGATGACTCCTCTCCGTGGAAGATGGGAAAGAATGCCCTGCCGGAGCTGTACTTTGAATCTTCCCTAAAAGCGGTAACTATTTTCCATATTTCTCCCGAACAGCTTTCCCTGGGCAGGGAGGGCGCGGGGAGCGTGCGGGTAGACGTTGTTTCCGAGGGTGCGTGGAACGTTGCTTCCAATGCGTCCTGGGCCGTGCCGGAAACCTTCTCCGGCCATGGAGACGGAAGTTTCACCGTGACGGCTGCTCCCAACAATTCCTCCGCTTCCAGAAGCGGGATCATGGAGGTGACCACACCGGAAGGGCTGGTTCGCCTGCTTTCTATCACCCAGGCCGGCAATCCGTATGAACAATGGAAGAAGGACCGCTTTCCGGCCGGAACGCCGGAGGATCAAATGGCTCCGGACGCATGCCCGGCGGGGGACGGCATTTCCAATCTGATGAAGTACGCCACGGGGCTTGACCCGCTCAAGCCCTGCGGAAGCGTTACCCGGCTTACGGTCAGGGAAAAGGATGGCGGCGACAGCCGACTTGTACTTGAATGGCCCGTTAATCCGGAGGCCGTTGACGTGGAGCATTCCGTGGAGTGTTCCCCTGATCTGGAAACGTGGACGCCCGTTCAAGTCATGGAAACAAAGGGGAAAACGGAGGCGGTTTTTGAAGACCCGGAACCCGTGCACGGCGGAAACGCGCGCCGCTTCCTGTGCCTGAAAGTCACCCGTCAATAGGATTTACGGTTAAAAAATGCCCCGCATGCCGGAGACGCATGCGGGGCATTCCTTTTAAATGGCTGGGGCCGTCCGCGTTCAGGAATGATATTCCTGGAGGGAGCGGGGAGATACCTTCACGTGCTGTGCGGAACGGATGCCCTCCACCGTGGCCCTGGCGGCGGCGATGGTGGTCATGTACGGAATCTTCTTCTGGATGGACTGCATGCGAATGAAGGAGTCGTCAATCATGCTGGTGCGGTCCACCGGAGTATTGATAATCAGGTCAATCTGCTTGTTGGTGATCATATCGCCCAGGTTCGGGCGGCCTTCGTGCAGTTTGTTGACCACTTCCGTTTCCACACCCTGGCCGCGCAGGTATTCCGCAGTGCCGCCGGTGGAGACGATCTTGAAGCCCAGGGAGATGAGGTCCCGGGCGATGGGTTCAATGAACTTCTTGTCGCGGTCGGAGACGGTGACGAGCACCTTGCCGGAGGTCGGCAGGATGCAGCCCGCGGCTTCCTGGGCCTTGTAGTAGGCCATGCCGAAGTTGTCCGCAATGCCCATGACTTCGCCCGTGGCGCGCATTTCCGGTCCCAGCACGGGATCCACTTCCGGGAACATGTTGAACGGGAAGACGGCTTCCTTTACGCCGATAAAGCGGCAGGCGCGCGGCTTCAGGCCCAGGTCCTTGAGCTTCTTGCCCAGCATGATTTCCGTGGCGTGGCGCGCCATGGAGATGCC
Protein-coding sequences here:
- a CDS encoding BACON domain-containing protein, whose amino-acid sequence is MKSLLSLLFSGKFRSSLFCAGLFLMSAFVVSPVLGVSGFEGGDGSRESPYLISGPEGLAALGGYCGPAHRDKHFILTGDIVLKGAWTPIGSSSAVEDGTGAFQGKLDGRGHTISNVSVQTDGLAHAGLFAGLYEADIRDLHLRNVFISQTVRAVSSAGGLAAFSRGTRFLYCTVEGSVSSLYEAGGLVGRDGGGSSFVRCGTACSVSASFFAGGFLATGHAGSSLEGCYSQGRVVVTRESGVEFDSFFHGYGGGMVAFLPETDDSVSATFRNCFSTCTVEADDEGKTFTLGGFMGFASCAGFMNCVASGSVRVLHSAKGWAGGFTGDSVRCRYVNCAARGAEVRASSSQDYACAGGFSGRNSLGISENCRSVSRVAAHAAAVSGACTAMAGGFTGYNHRGGTFSHCYGAGNVEGTAGSYYAMAGGFCGYDMEGSYTGCAASGSVAGTASSVYAGGILGYMADSVLENNAFNSASTISAHGADISAVHGANNRNGASASVAGSGNVWNGLGFSFGEDDSSPWKMGKNALPELYFESSLKAVTIFHISPEQLSLGREGAGSVRVDVVSEGAWNVASNASWAVPETFSGHGDGSFTVTAAPNNSSASRSGIMEVTTPEGLVRLLSITQAGNPYEQWKKDRFPAGTPEDQMAPDACPAGDGISNLMKYATGLDPLKPCGSVTRLTVREKDGGDSRLVLEWPVNPEAVDVEHSVECSPDLETWTPVQVMETKGKTEAVFEDPEPVHGGNARRFLCLKVTRQ
- a CDS encoding class I SAM-dependent methyltransferase, which encodes MKNTDRFTGKAGAYAQGRPGYPSAVVELLTQETRRENPRMADIGSGTGILSRAMLERGWTVYGVEPNDDMRKEAEKTLNGFSRFHSVAGTAEHTRLSGASVDLVTSAQAFHWFDAFAFKRECRRILTGEGRIALIWNSRVEDSPIVREEGSIHRLYCPRFYGFSGGLAELTDSIGAFFGHRFRVFRFPNNLSYTRDQYLRRMMSASYALMENGEGRSSWLAALDGLFDRFEMEGHVTVPNETVVYLGNC
- a CDS encoding LamG-like jellyroll fold domain-containing protein, whose amino-acid sequence is MMAKLLYWAASLCLCNQLHASLSTNQLIYLLDFDAAGTPEKLVTGTGNVPFTRETPVRITPGGFVHHETGGVNNSGYIRATGGTGNSLQISNGNGLPLSSRDFSISFNVRHYAGGSALFALDGATVNSGWTIWGAGGTSASSWKDESGNSSAFPPAVPSGDEWHSVVYSIHNKTINLFIDGRHRGTCTIAGNFQFAPRIHLIGLGCTGNNANEAAAADFDNIALWGKAITTEEEARAVMEAVRPDLLHPADPSAPPVDVYHRTWNFNEMEDWQHMNQNTPHDPDPNPEPKTVTENGLLAIHVRKGTQDRRKVLTKDKIYTTGRYKWRLYLPRLDKCGRTSVGAWIYCDDQHELDFEIGSGTQAERTRLGAGDDDLVVAMTSQANPYVSGRQLVKTGWHTVEMDLTLANGNYEVKWLIDGEVRQTQRVTFGTSFPFFIYCSVENLGFMGDHLPTQDNTAYYDRVEYYYHP
- a CDS encoding NAD(+) synthase gives rise to the protein MFGYYRLASAVPQLRVADVDYNVDQLMAGFRKAAQQQAAAVVFPELCITGYSCGDLFFQPRLREAALDGLRRFAEATEGSGTIAVVGLPFLHEDALYNTAAVVQSGCVLALVPKTVLPNYREFYEKRQFTSGRELGTGTKEVQVNGACIPFGTEIVFHDVSSPFSFGVEICEDLWSVIPPSSQLALLGARAIFNPSAGTELTGKAAYRRELVKQQSGRCLCAYVLASAGVHESTTDVVFGGHSLIADNGRLATEGERFGRESSLILADVDFERLAAARLSESSFNDSKSLSPAGNALHLTVPAEIPAAPGLEYAFNPARPFLPSPAHRRERCEEIIAIQTAGLAKRMEHTHAQRLVIGISGGLDSTLALLICARACRALKRPASDILAVTMPGFGTTDRTHGNAVNMCRLLGAELREIPISECCLQHFGDIGHDPAERTTTYENVQARERTQILMDLANKNGGLVVGTGDLSEIALGWSTYNGDHMSMYAVNCSIPKTLIRCLIEHIAGESSPELAATLLDINNTPVSPELLPPSDDGSIEQRTEDVLGPYDLHDFFLFHFIKYGAEPDKILYLAEHAFRGEFQPEFIRRGLGIFIRRFFRQQFKRSCMPDGPKVGTIALSPRGDWRMPSDACGTVWEKHLSHR
- a CDS encoding LamG domain-containing protein; its protein translation is MGISHGASLAVSSPLQEGLVIHMGFDATATEYDSYTGYTGGINAWGGTGIASGGAFGSTGYLNLAGASGAHPGTSAVSATNISANHFSVNFQFKDVSLNSNYVLRMTTDTGRTFQFETIGNSIQLFVSSSQGNFYAGNVGTLTGNTSNWQNFTMTAGDGTISLYLDGTRTATYNFGDADLGKLNFFQLGCGNNGVNAGTLKMDDFSLWNRDLSAEEVQFLAEHPASDVMVPEASTASLGLFGLFGLLSRRRRR
- a CDS encoding protein phosphatase 2C domain-containing protein, whose amino-acid sequence is MTQQPFSQEPFLVSGLHGDQILGARSNQQDSFSILAGEDALVLVLADGMGGYTGGELASRAAIEGFSQAFERENRSPGKRMKAAVAAANEQVRVVRRKRGKDDEMGTTLVAAWIGPEGLRWVSVGDSLLLLIREEKMFLLNDLHQYSTELERMADEGSISREEALSHPSRHSLTSALMGKEVPLVDLREEFFPLFPGDRLLVASDGVGPYLDSLGPAGIRYLSMLSAEELVCSVLAGINRDGASNQDNATLICAEIAEA